From a region of the Falsibacillus albus genome:
- the mnhG gene encoding monovalent cation/H(+) antiporter subunit G — protein sequence MTEIIKVFVGIFVGLGAFLCMVTALGIIRLPDVYTRNHAASKGSTLGIMFILIGAFLFFYVKEGHYNSRLLLGIVFIFITSPVAGHLISRAAYHTGVPLWKKSVLDELKDKEKHEKHGLDRSNGEGK from the coding sequence GTGACCGAAATCATTAAAGTATTCGTAGGAATTTTTGTCGGATTGGGAGCTTTTTTATGTATGGTCACAGCATTGGGGATCATTCGTCTGCCCGATGTTTATACCCGGAATCATGCTGCTTCCAAAGGATCGACGCTTGGAATCATGTTTATTTTGATAGGCGCCTTTTTGTTCTTCTATGTCAAAGAGGGCCACTATAATTCCCGCCTCTTGCTTGGGATCGTCTTTATCTTCATTACATCACCCGTCGCTGGACACCTTATCAGCAGGGCCGCTTACCATACCGGCGTTCCTTTATGGAAAAAGAGCGTCCTTGATGAACTGAAGGACAAAGAAAAGCATGAAAAACACGGACTTGATCGATCTAATGGCGAAGGAAAATGA
- a CDS encoding divergent PAP2 family protein: protein MELLSNFPLWASLLAIFFAQFVKVPIQFIASRRVDWSLLTSTGGMPSSHSAAVTALATGVALESGLDSPVFAVATVFAIIVMFDATGVRRQAGEQAIVLNRLAADFQKLVDEAKLWQKKPADQRQQELKELLGHKPIEVFFGGLTGIILTLLVHYFFIR, encoded by the coding sequence ATGGAATTACTTTCAAATTTCCCATTATGGGCATCACTTTTGGCGATTTTCTTCGCCCAGTTTGTTAAGGTCCCCATACAATTTATTGCGTCGAGGCGGGTCGATTGGTCATTATTGACCTCCACCGGCGGCATGCCCAGCTCTCATTCGGCTGCTGTAACCGCGCTGGCAACAGGCGTAGCGCTTGAATCCGGTCTTGATTCACCAGTATTCGCTGTAGCCACCGTTTTTGCAATCATTGTCATGTTCGATGCGACTGGTGTCAGAAGGCAGGCTGGCGAGCAGGCGATTGTTCTGAATCGCCTGGCAGCAGATTTTCAGAAGCTGGTGGATGAGGCGAAGCTTTGGCAAAAGAAGCCGGCTGACCAGCGTCAGCAAGAGCTTAAGGAGCTTCTGGGGCATAAGCCGATAGAAGTATTTTTCGGTGGCCTGACAGGCATCATCTTGACTTTGCTCGTACACTATTTTTTCATAAGGTGA
- a CDS encoding NAD(P)/FAD-dependent oxidoreductase, which yields MRKSKIVVLGAGYGGLMVVTRLQKLVGVNEAEIVLVNKNDYHYETTWLHEASAGTLHHDRVRYDVSNVIDRNKVEFIEATVEDINTEDKKVVLNTGEVEYDYLVFALGGESETFGIKGLKDHAFTITNVNNARQIREHIEYQFATYNTEEEKKDERLTIVVGGAGFTGIEFLGELTNRVPELCRDYDVDFQKVRIICVEAAPMVLPGFDEELVKYAVAKLEKKGVEFRIGTAIKEATPEGIMVAKGEDEPEEIKAGTVVWAAGVRGSHVIEKAGIENMRARVKVQPDLRAPGHDNIFVIGDSSLIINEEINRPYPPTAQIAMQQGEVVARNLSALVHGKEELETFTPDIKGTVCSLGEDDAIGVVYGKKLMGTKASFMKKVIDNRALFMIGGVSTVLKKGKFKFF from the coding sequence TTGAGAAAGTCTAAAATTGTTGTTCTAGGCGCAGGGTACGGTGGATTAATGGTGGTTACCCGCCTTCAAAAACTTGTAGGTGTCAATGAAGCGGAAATCGTATTGGTGAACAAAAATGATTACCATTATGAAACAACTTGGCTTCATGAAGCTTCAGCTGGAACTTTGCATCACGATCGTGTTCGCTATGACGTCAGCAATGTCATCGACCGCAATAAAGTGGAATTCATTGAAGCGACTGTTGAAGATATCAATACGGAAGATAAAAAAGTCGTCCTTAATACAGGTGAAGTGGAATACGATTATTTAGTATTCGCGCTTGGTGGCGAATCTGAAACATTCGGCATCAAGGGATTAAAGGATCATGCCTTCACAATTACAAACGTGAACAATGCCCGTCAAATCCGTGAGCACATCGAATATCAATTTGCTACTTACAACACGGAAGAAGAGAAAAAGGACGAAAGATTGACGATCGTCGTTGGAGGAGCAGGCTTCACAGGAATCGAATTCTTGGGAGAATTAACGAACCGTGTTCCTGAGCTTTGCCGTGATTATGATGTCGATTTCCAAAAAGTCCGCATCATTTGTGTGGAAGCAGCACCAATGGTTCTTCCAGGATTTGATGAAGAGCTTGTTAAATATGCAGTGGCTAAGCTTGAGAAAAAAGGTGTGGAATTCCGCATCGGAACGGCTATTAAAGAAGCAACTCCTGAAGGTATCATGGTTGCCAAAGGCGAAGATGAGCCAGAGGAAATCAAAGCTGGAACAGTTGTATGGGCTGCAGGTGTAAGAGGAAGCCACGTAATCGAAAAAGCCGGCATCGAAAACATGCGTGCCCGCGTCAAAGTTCAGCCTGACCTTCGTGCTCCAGGACATGACAACATTTTCGTCATCGGTGATTCTTCTTTGATCATCAATGAAGAGATCAACCGTCCTTATCCGCCGACTGCACAAATTGCCATGCAGCAAGGTGAAGTCGTCGCACGCAACTTATCCGCGTTGGTACATGGCAAGGAAGAGCTGGAAACATTCACTCCAGACATTAAAGGAACTGTATGCTCACTTGGTGAAGACGATGCAATCGGTGTTGTCTACGGCAAAAAGCTAATGGGTACAAAAGCTTCATTCATGAAAAAAGTCATCGACAACCGAGCTCTATTCATGATTGGCGGCGTATCAACCGTTCTGAAAAAAGGTAAATTCAAATTTTTCTAA
- a CDS encoding NAD(P)/FAD-dependent oxidoreductase, whose amino-acid sequence MKEDQKVYDITIIGGGPTGLFTAFYGGMRQATVKIIESLPTLGGQLSALYPEKYIYDVAGFPKVRAQELVNNLKAQLKKFEPTSCLEQAVEKLEKQADGIFKLTTDKEIHYSKTVIITAGNGAFQPRRLELENASAYDGKNLHYFVDDLNSFAGQKVVICGGGDSAVDWALMLESIAEKVTIVHRRDKFRAHEHSVENLRNSKVEIKTPFVPTELIGDENGVKQLVLEEVRGDEKSVLDLDSLIVNFGFISSLGPIKDWGLDIEKNSIVVNSKMETNIPGIYAAGDICTYEGKVKLIACGFGEAPTAVNNAKSYMDPKARLQPMHSTSMFD is encoded by the coding sequence TTGAAAGAAGATCAAAAAGTCTATGATATCACCATTATTGGCGGAGGTCCTACCGGTTTGTTCACTGCATTTTATGGAGGGATGAGACAGGCGACGGTAAAGATCATCGAAAGCCTGCCCACGCTCGGCGGACAGCTTTCAGCGTTGTATCCCGAAAAGTACATATATGATGTTGCCGGTTTTCCGAAAGTGCGTGCCCAGGAGCTGGTAAATAATCTAAAAGCGCAGCTCAAGAAATTCGAACCGACATCTTGCCTCGAACAAGCGGTTGAAAAGCTTGAAAAGCAAGCTGATGGAATCTTCAAGCTGACAACCGACAAAGAAATCCATTATTCAAAAACAGTCATTATCACAGCGGGAAATGGAGCATTCCAGCCACGCAGGCTTGAGCTTGAAAATGCATCCGCTTATGATGGGAAAAACCTTCACTACTTTGTGGATGACTTGAATTCATTTGCCGGCCAAAAAGTGGTCATATGCGGCGGCGGGGATTCCGCTGTCGATTGGGCATTGATGCTCGAATCCATTGCGGAAAAAGTGACAATCGTCCATAGACGTGATAAATTCCGGGCACATGAACACAGTGTTGAAAATTTAAGGAATTCCAAAGTTGAAATCAAAACCCCTTTTGTCCCGACAGAATTGATCGGGGATGAAAACGGGGTGAAACAGCTCGTTCTCGAAGAAGTCCGCGGAGATGAAAAATCCGTCCTTGATTTAGACTCACTTATTGTCAATTTTGGATTCATTTCCTCCTTGGGTCCGATCAAGGATTGGGGATTGGATATCGAGAAAAACTCCATCGTCGTCAACTCGAAAATGGAAACAAACATCCCCGGCATCTACGCAGCCGGCGACATTTGTACGTACGAAGGAAAAGTAAAGCTCATCGCCTGTGGTTTCGGTGAAGCCCCTACAGCCGTAAACAACGCGAAATCCTACATGGATCCGAAAGCAAGGCTGCAGCCGATGCACAGCACCTCTATGTTTGATTAA
- a CDS encoding cobalamin-binding protein has product MRLISICPSNTEIIAYLGLTSSLVGIDDFSDWPLSIQHLPKLGPDLSIRMDDLEKLQPDLVLASLSVPGMEKNIEELKKRGIPHIVLNPQSLEDILNDIRLVGQLCNVENKALEVVDDFKRTIEECKNACRSVHYKPTLYWEWWPKPVFTPGRINWLTEVSKLAGGLNLFSDVELASIQTDWDDVFQRNPDHICLAWVGVAQNKVNTALVRRRPNWDRLEAVKKKHIHVLEEALYCRPSPRLLEGIVNLGKILHPDIYMDIKLPPSLQS; this is encoded by the coding sequence ATGCGTTTAATATCGATATGTCCAAGCAATACAGAAATTATAGCTTACTTGGGATTAACCTCATCCTTGGTCGGTATAGATGATTTTTCTGACTGGCCCCTTTCAATTCAGCACCTTCCAAAGCTTGGCCCCGATCTATCGATTCGAATGGATGACCTTGAGAAGCTTCAACCCGACCTTGTTCTTGCCTCTCTCAGCGTTCCAGGAATGGAAAAGAATATCGAGGAATTGAAAAAGAGGGGAATTCCCCATATTGTGCTGAACCCTCAGTCCCTGGAAGATATCCTCAATGACATCCGTCTTGTCGGACAGCTGTGCAATGTGGAAAACAAGGCACTAGAGGTCGTGGACGATTTTAAAAGGACGATCGAAGAATGCAAGAATGCATGCCGCTCAGTCCATTACAAACCGACATTGTATTGGGAATGGTGGCCGAAACCGGTCTTTACGCCAGGCAGGATCAATTGGCTGACAGAAGTAAGTAAATTGGCAGGAGGTTTGAACCTCTTCAGTGATGTTGAACTTGCCAGTATCCAAACAGATTGGGATGATGTATTCCAACGGAATCCAGATCATATTTGTCTCGCATGGGTTGGCGTTGCTCAGAACAAAGTCAATACTGCTTTGGTTAGACGGCGCCCGAATTGGGATCGATTAGAAGCCGTGAAAAAAAAACATATTCATGTACTTGAAGAAGCCTTGTATTGCCGCCCCTCACCACGACTGTTGGAAGGGATCGTCAATCTTGGTAAAATCCTGCACCCTGACATCTACATGGACATAAAACTTCCACCAAGCCTGCAATCATGA
- a CDS encoding DUF2188 domain-containing protein, giving the protein MSWSMQDYPDSMKNLPEATKSKAIEIANALLDEGYEEGRAISIAIDRARSVKEDDQGNKEEYHLLPHDKGWQLKKANGDRAIMVEETKSSILEKAKQHVKQQEGALVIHKEDGSIENSLYV; this is encoded by the coding sequence ATGAGTTGGTCTATGCAGGATTATCCGGATTCCATGAAAAATCTTCCCGAGGCAACAAAATCAAAAGCCATTGAAATTGCCAATGCTCTGCTTGACGAGGGTTATGAGGAAGGAAGGGCAATTTCCATTGCCATTGACCGTGCACGTTCAGTAAAAGAAGATGATCAAGGTAATAAGGAAGAATATCATCTGCTTCCCCACGATAAAGGCTGGCAGTTGAAAAAAGCTAATGGAGACCGTGCCATCATGGTCGAAGAAACTAAATCATCCATTCTGGAAAAGGCAAAACAACATGTCAAGCAGCAGGAAGGGGCGCTTGTCATTCATAAAGAGGATGGTTCCATAGAAAATAGTCTTTACGTGTAA
- a CDS encoding Na+/H+ antiporter family protein — protein sequence MNAVVIAVLVMLVLSLFRVNVVFSLITGALIGGLTGGMSIDKTIDAFTSGVGGGAEVALSYALLGGFAVAISQTGLPNLLVELVLKMVGSNEESNKKILSKALIVFFILLMACFSQNLIPIHIAFIPLLVPPLLKVMNQLKIDRRLIASVLTFGLTAPYILLPVGFGQIFHEILATNMKSSGLAVEMDQIPTAMLLPTLGLVAGLVFAIFISYRKPRHYASQDEELAIETGGFSKKGVSFSILSIIIGLIVQLQFESMIFGAIAGLFVLYISGSVKWSEADSLMTEGMKMMAFIGFVMIAASGFAEVLKATGDVQSLVDQAAGLIGNNKSLGALLMLVVGLIVTMGIGSSFSTIPIIATIFVPLCIQLGFSPMATIALVGTAGALGDAGSPASDSTLGPTSGLNADGQHNHIWDTCVPTFLHYNIPLILFGWIAAIIL from the coding sequence ATGAATGCAGTTGTCATCGCAGTGCTTGTCATGCTGGTTTTGAGCCTATTCAGAGTGAATGTGGTATTTTCATTGATTACTGGGGCTTTAATTGGAGGCTTGACTGGCGGTATGAGCATAGATAAAACAATCGATGCCTTTACAAGTGGTGTCGGAGGCGGAGCGGAGGTTGCCTTGAGCTATGCCTTATTAGGGGGATTTGCCGTTGCGATTTCGCAGACGGGACTCCCGAATCTTTTAGTTGAGCTAGTATTGAAAATGGTTGGTTCAAATGAGGAATCTAATAAAAAAATCTTATCCAAAGCACTCATAGTCTTTTTTATTTTATTAATGGCTTGCTTTTCACAAAACTTGATTCCCATTCATATAGCATTCATTCCATTATTGGTTCCACCATTATTAAAAGTCATGAACCAATTGAAAATTGACCGCAGATTGATCGCGTCTGTCCTAACGTTCGGTTTGACAGCTCCATATATCCTGCTTCCGGTAGGGTTCGGTCAAATATTCCATGAAATTTTGGCGACGAACATGAAGAGCAGCGGACTAGCAGTGGAAATGGATCAAATCCCGACTGCAATGCTTTTACCGACACTGGGGCTAGTGGCCGGTCTTGTATTTGCCATCTTTATTTCTTATCGAAAACCGAGGCATTATGCGAGTCAAGATGAAGAGCTTGCCATTGAAACAGGGGGCTTTTCCAAAAAAGGGGTCAGTTTTTCGATTTTGTCCATTATTATCGGACTTATTGTCCAGCTTCAATTTGAATCGATGATCTTTGGAGCGATTGCCGGATTATTTGTTTTGTATATCAGCGGTTCCGTCAAATGGAGCGAGGCAGATTCACTTATGACAGAAGGTATGAAAATGATGGCTTTCATCGGATTTGTCATGATTGCAGCTTCCGGATTTGCAGAGGTCCTTAAAGCGACGGGGGATGTCCAAAGCCTTGTCGATCAAGCGGCTGGCTTGATTGGAAATAACAAGTCACTTGGCGCCTTGCTCATGCTGGTCGTCGGTCTCATTGTCACAATGGGGATCGGGTCTTCATTCTCGACGATCCCGATCATTGCTACCATCTTTGTCCCGCTCTGCATCCAGCTTGGTTTCAGCCCGATGGCGACCATTGCACTCGTTGGAACAGCGGGGGCACTCGGGGATGCAGGATCACCTGCGTCGGACAGTACGCTCGGCCCGACTTCGGGTCTTAACGCGGATGGACAGCATAACCATATTTGGGATACATGTGTACCAACATTCCTGCATTACAATATCCCGTTGATTTTGTTCGGATGGATCGCTGCCATCATTTTATAA
- a CDS encoding Na(+)/H(+) antiporter subunit F1 yields the protein MLDLVLKISLIAVTLSMLALLYRVIKGPSTPDRVIALDAIGINLVAVIALISMILKTSAFLEVILLVGILAFIGTVAFAKFLEKGEIIERDRNH from the coding sequence ATGCTGGACTTAGTATTAAAAATTTCATTGATTGCCGTCACACTTTCCATGCTTGCCCTCCTGTATCGTGTGATTAAAGGGCCATCCACGCCGGACAGAGTAATCGCCCTTGATGCAATCGGCATTAATTTAGTCGCTGTCATCGCGTTGATTTCAATGATATTGAAAACGAGCGCATTTCTTGAAGTAATCCTTCTTGTAGGAATATTGGCGTTCATCGGAACGGTTGCATTTGCCAAATTCCTTGAGAAAGGGGAGATCATCGAACGTGACCGAAATCATTAA
- a CDS encoding sulfite oxidase-like oxidoreductase: MYFGKVKKKRDDGRVPPNQNVTASFPVLHYGSVPNYGDSLTDWDLKVFGEVEEEKTYSFKDILRLPQFLYENDIHCVTGWSKLDNSWEGVAAISIAEEAGIKDAAKFVILHAEEGWTTNLPLKDFLQDTSLLAHSLGGKRLSPEHGYPLRAVIPHLYFWKSAKWLRGIEFSKTDQPGFWEKNGYHNYGDPWKEERLSWD; this comes from the coding sequence ATGTATTTTGGCAAAGTGAAAAAGAAAAGAGACGATGGCAGGGTCCCGCCCAATCAGAATGTCACTGCGTCATTCCCAGTGCTTCATTACGGTTCGGTCCCCAATTATGGGGATAGCCTCACAGATTGGGATTTAAAAGTGTTTGGCGAGGTGGAGGAAGAAAAAACATACTCGTTTAAAGATATTTTGAGATTGCCGCAATTCCTTTACGAGAATGATATCCATTGCGTAACGGGTTGGTCCAAGCTCGATAACAGCTGGGAGGGCGTGGCTGCAATATCGATTGCAGAAGAAGCGGGGATAAAGGATGCGGCCAAGTTTGTCATCCTGCATGCTGAAGAAGGGTGGACCACCAATCTTCCTCTAAAAGATTTTCTTCAAGACACAAGCCTTCTTGCACATTCCCTTGGCGGAAAAAGGCTCTCGCCGGAACATGGCTATCCGCTGCGTGCCGTCATTCCCCACTTATATTTCTGGAAAAGCGCCAAATGGCTGAGGGGAATCGAATTCTCCAAAACAGACCAACCTGGATTCTGGGAGAAAAACGGCTACCATAATTACGGCGACCCTTGGAAAGAAGAACGTCTATCATGGGATTAA
- a CDS encoding leucyl aminopeptidase, with protein MFKTMQVHPFDQEVEVLLVGLKDKPEKFEGDLSVLDEAFGGELTGLVKSGDVSAKMKSFAKIHTFGKHKAKRIVLAGLGKEKDLTFESLKELFGSAFKRLKTDNHSHIAVALDSFTGSGIEAADAAHALAEAVVLSTYQFEGYKKKPNMPETEIEAIDVFTESDANEIDAALTVGQAHGKGTNSARTLVNTPGNLLTATDMANYAMELAGKYGFETDILDKEEMEKLGMGALLAVNQGSAEPPKMIVLKYQGKEEWKDVIGLVGKGITFDTGGYSIKPKDGIVGMKSDMGGAAAVLGAMEIIGELKPEQNVVAVIPSTDNMISGSAFKPDDVITSMSGKTIEVLNTDAEGRLALADAMTYAKHHGADYLVDVATLTGGVIVALGLDKTGALTNDESFFEQVLEASNEAGEFIWRLPYTENDKKRVRGSKIADLNNSPGREGHAIMGGAFIGEFAEGTPWVHLDIAGTATTTSAYDLGPEGGTGVMARTLALLVERFEATK; from the coding sequence ATGTTTAAAACAATGCAAGTACATCCGTTTGACCAGGAAGTAGAAGTATTATTAGTGGGATTAAAAGACAAACCAGAAAAATTTGAAGGTGACTTGTCAGTATTGGATGAAGCATTCGGTGGGGAATTGACCGGACTCGTCAAATCCGGCGATGTATCAGCTAAAATGAAATCATTTGCGAAAATACATACCTTTGGGAAGCATAAAGCCAAGAGAATAGTATTGGCGGGCCTTGGAAAGGAAAAAGATTTGACATTTGAATCTTTGAAAGAGCTTTTCGGAAGCGCGTTTAAACGTCTGAAAACAGACAATCATTCACATATAGCCGTTGCATTGGATTCTTTCACAGGTAGTGGAATTGAGGCCGCTGATGCCGCGCATGCTTTGGCAGAGGCCGTTGTATTGTCTACATATCAGTTTGAAGGCTATAAAAAGAAACCAAATATGCCCGAAACGGAAATTGAAGCAATTGATGTATTTACGGAAAGTGATGCCAACGAAATCGATGCTGCCTTGACGGTTGGACAAGCGCACGGAAAAGGGACAAATTCAGCCCGGACACTTGTCAACACACCAGGCAACCTATTAACGGCGACAGATATGGCGAATTACGCGATGGAACTGGCAGGAAAATATGGGTTTGAAACTGATATCCTGGATAAAGAGGAAATGGAGAAGTTGGGGATGGGCGCATTGTTGGCCGTCAACCAGGGATCGGCCGAACCGCCTAAAATGATTGTTTTGAAATATCAGGGCAAAGAAGAATGGAAGGATGTCATTGGCCTCGTCGGTAAAGGGATCACCTTTGATACTGGTGGATATTCCATCAAGCCAAAAGACGGGATCGTTGGAATGAAATCGGATATGGGGGGTGCTGCTGCCGTATTAGGCGCCATGGAGATCATTGGTGAACTGAAGCCGGAGCAGAATGTCGTCGCTGTCATCCCATCCACCGATAACATGATCAGCGGATCTGCATTCAAGCCTGATGACGTGATTACGTCCATGAGCGGAAAGACGATCGAAGTACTGAATACGGATGCTGAGGGACGTTTGGCTCTCGCAGATGCCATGACATATGCTAAGCATCATGGAGCAGATTATCTTGTTGATGTCGCAACCTTGACCGGGGGAGTCATTGTGGCTTTAGGTTTGGATAAAACGGGTGCTCTGACGAATGATGAATCATTCTTTGAGCAGGTACTGGAAGCGTCCAATGAGGCTGGAGAATTCATTTGGAGGCTGCCTTATACTGAAAATGACAAAAAACGTGTCCGCGGAAGCAAAATCGCAGATTTGAATAATTCACCTGGCAGGGAAGGCCATGCCATCATGGGTGGAGCATTCATTGGTGAATTCGCTGAAGGAACTCCGTGGGTGCATCTGGACATTGCCGGCACCGCAACAACGACATCCGCTTACGACCTCGGACCTGAAGGTGGTACTGGCGTAATGGCAAGGACACTGGCGCTCTTGGTAGAACGATTTGAAGCGACAAAATAA
- a CDS encoding YuiA family protein, protein MVEAKNKKCEYCSGKGYFQLILGGSETCPCCSGTGKKNSY, encoded by the coding sequence ATGGTTGAAGCAAAAAACAAAAAGTGTGAATATTGTTCAGGTAAAGGCTATTTTCAACTGATTCTCGGCGGATCCGAAACCTGTCCTTGCTGTTCAGGAACAGGCAAGAAAAATTCGTACTAA
- a CDS encoding 3D domain-containing protein, with protein sequence MIRLKRWTTRIIMSVLFIAALFSTFQSVSGVKAETLKEWVADDYSHVSNNVFSTYLSNSYKKMGLAYKMLNRFAAGSTLISSSTEVKGKAAKLEDLDWSKFPKKKVTATGYTAGYESTGKNPDNPSYGITYSGIKVKRDLYSTVAADLDVFPIGTILFIPGYGYGVVADTGSAIKGNKLDLYYKTVDDVYKNWGKKDLDVYIVQVGDGKITEKELIDLNEAKSMQVFRQQYIDAKNE encoded by the coding sequence ATGATTAGATTAAAGAGATGGACGACGCGCATAATCATGTCAGTTTTATTTATAGCAGCGCTTTTTTCTACATTTCAATCCGTTTCCGGGGTGAAGGCAGAAACACTTAAAGAATGGGTGGCAGACGATTATTCGCATGTTTCCAATAATGTTTTCAGTACTTATCTAAGTAATAGCTATAAAAAAATGGGACTTGCTTATAAAATGCTGAACCGTTTTGCTGCAGGGAGCACTTTGATATCTTCCAGCACAGAAGTAAAGGGGAAAGCGGCAAAATTAGAGGATCTAGATTGGTCCAAATTCCCGAAGAAAAAGGTGACGGCAACAGGATATACAGCAGGCTACGAATCAACAGGGAAAAATCCCGATAATCCAAGCTATGGCATTACCTACTCCGGGATAAAAGTGAAAAGGGATTTATATTCAACAGTCGCAGCTGATTTGGATGTTTTTCCAATCGGAACGATTCTTTTCATTCCTGGGTATGGATATGGAGTTGTCGCCGACACTGGATCTGCAATAAAAGGAAACAAGCTGGACCTCTACTATAAAACGGTTGATGATGTTTATAAAAATTGGGGTAAAAAGGACTTGGATGTCTACATTGTCCAAGTCGGTGATGGAAAGATCACCGAAAAGGAATTAATAGATCTGAATGAAGCCAAGTCCATGCAAGTATTTCGCCAGCAATATATAGACGCAAAGAATGAATAA
- a CDS encoding YuiB family protein, whose amino-acid sequence MNIAILLISMLLFFVLFYGIGFLLNMLLRMTWIMAIAYPIVAILIIDDVPFIQYFRNSGDSFSQLGTKITSLAPADILILSSGLAGAIFAGITMRILRQKGYRMF is encoded by the coding sequence ATGAATATAGCAATTTTGCTCATTTCAATGCTCTTATTTTTTGTCTTATTTTATGGAATCGGTTTCTTGTTGAATATGTTGCTTAGAATGACTTGGATCATGGCAATCGCATATCCGATTGTTGCCATATTAATTATTGATGATGTACCATTCATCCAATATTTTCGTAATAGCGGAGATTCTTTCTCACAGCTGGGTACGAAGATCACTTCACTTGCTCCGGCAGACATCCTCATATTGTCAAGCGGCCTGGCAGGTGCCATTTTTGCAGGGATTACAATGAGGATTTTACGGCAAAAAGGTTATCGCATGTTTTAA
- a CDS encoding NUDIX domain-containing protein, producing the protein MTNSKRGKVWLAVSGLVIDEKGRWLVVKKRYGGLKGKWSLPAGFVDENETADEAVLREVFEETGVRARVKGLIGLRTGVINHEISDNMLLFSLAPSEGSDEVSVQEKELFEVRWMQPQELLANPDASVIIHKLIQDDRGSSIEMIEGINPGNQFGYTAYKLFL; encoded by the coding sequence TTGACGAATTCGAAAAGGGGAAAGGTTTGGCTGGCGGTTTCGGGGCTGGTCATTGATGAGAAGGGACGATGGCTCGTGGTTAAGAAAAGATATGGGGGTTTGAAAGGGAAATGGTCGCTGCCGGCCGGATTTGTAGATGAAAATGAAACTGCTGATGAAGCAGTGCTCCGTGAGGTTTTTGAGGAGACGGGAGTGAGAGCCAGGGTAAAGGGCTTGATCGGCCTCCGGACAGGGGTCATCAATCATGAAATCAGTGATAATATGCTGCTATTTTCATTAGCTCCGAGTGAAGGCAGTGATGAGGTTTCTGTCCAAGAAAAAGAGTTATTTGAAGTGCGATGGATGCAGCCCCAGGAGCTGCTTGCCAATCCGGATGCTTCTGTCATCATCCATAAGCTTATACAGGATGATAGAGGAAGCTCGATTGAAATGATTGAGGGGATCAATCCAGGAAATCAGTTTGGATATACGGCATATAAACTATTTTTATAA
- a CDS encoding hotdog fold thioesterase, which yields MRYENTLIDNLGMKFVEVGKGKVIATMPVDERTKQPFGYLHGGASVALAETVASVGAAELIDLEKEICFGLEINANHIRAKKDGLVTAIAEVVHQGKSTMVWEIKIVDEEEKLICTSRCTMAVVPNKR from the coding sequence ATGAGATACGAGAATACTTTAATAGATAATTTGGGAATGAAATTTGTGGAAGTCGGAAAAGGAAAAGTGATTGCGACGATGCCGGTGGATGAAAGGACAAAACAGCCGTTTGGCTACCTGCACGGCGGGGCATCAGTGGCGTTGGCGGAAACGGTTGCGAGCGTAGGGGCAGCGGAACTCATCGATTTGGAAAAGGAAATTTGCTTCGGTCTGGAAATAAATGCGAATCATATCCGCGCCAAAAAAGATGGTCTTGTCACAGCAATTGCTGAAGTCGTCCATCAAGGAAAAAGTACAATGGTTTGGGAGATTAAGATCGTCGATGAAGAGGAAAAGCTGATATGTACGTCCCGATGCACAATGGCTGTCGTTCCTAACAAAAGATAG